The window AAGGGGCTTTGTGCTGTTGATGTAAAACCGTTTGGCCCGGTCCAGCTGTAGCTAGTACCGCCTGATGCATTTAGTTGAATGGTGTTTCCAAGACAGAAAGGGCCAAATTTTTCGGCTTTGGCAATGGGCAGTGGATTTACGGTTACGGTTATTGGAGCTGATACCGCCCGACAGTTCACTTTATCTATATTGCCGTTTATTGCCGTAATTAAGCGGTATTGATAAGTGCCTGCTGGCTGATTTAAAAAGTTAATTGTCGCTTGTTTTGTAGTTGAAGCAGGAATATCAACCCAGCCAGTGCCCTTGTTTTCCTGCCACTGATAAACCGGATTGGTATATTCTGGCGAGATATTGGCATTTACGGTAAAGCTACTGGTAGTCCCCTCACACATACTTAATGATACATTATTGAGATTAAAAAAAGGAGTGATACCGGGGCCGCAAGCCTGTACGGTAATATCGTCGAGTGCAAAATCATTACCGCTATTAGTCTGCGTGTCGTTTATCAGTTGCAGCGTTACAGTAGAATTGTTGCCGTTGCTAAAATCAAGTGAATATTGGTGCCATCTTCCATCAGCTATTACATTCTCGGTTGATGTACTGCCCAAAAGATTGCTATTGGGGTCAGTTACCTTTAAAATCATATTGGGTGGTTGCGCATTTGCTGCGGCCGAGTTGGCATTGAGTACCCAGATTGATAACCTTAAAAGTGTATTAGGGCAGAGATCATCCATTTTTTGCTCAAAAAATACCGTTTTGGTAGCTACACCATCAATTAAAAGCATTAAACCATTGCTATCGCCGGTATGGTCTGCGTGAGGTTGCCAGTAAATAGGGTAGGGGTTGCCCGGAGTAGCTGGTGTTTTAACCAAGCCTGATTGATTTGGCGCTAAAGCTCTTGAATTTGGCCCCGGAGGTCCCATGAAAGTGGTAAATGTAGTTGCACCAGGTGCATATTGGGCTAAAGGACCATACCAGTTATCGGTATTATTACCCTGTCCAAAGGTCTGGTTAATTAAAGGTTGACCAAAAGTACCTGTACATACCTGTGCCTTAGCAAAATTTGCAAATAGGAAAATGCAAAGAAAGGATAGCGCTTTTATGAAACAATACATCTACTGGCTCAGGTCAATTAGCGAATATCTAAATAAAAAACTATAATTCAATTTAAATATTAACTAGCTTTTTGACCAGTTTATCAGCTATTTGTCTATAATAAAATTGGTTAGATAGTTTGAGATGTTATTTGATATAATAGGATTAAACAGGAAGAATTTTGTCTCTACCTTTCGCTTTTTTAGTGATTTGTAAGCCGCTATAAAATGTTTTAGCTCTTCTGTAGTTAAGGATGAAAATGCATTATAGACGGTGAAATTTTTAAAATCCTGAAAATTTAATTTTGCCTTTGTTTTCTCAAGTTTATCGTTAGTCCATTTATTTTTTTTAGAAATATTATCA is drawn from Pedobacter sp. HDW13 and contains these coding sequences:
- a CDS encoding gliding motility-associated C-terminal domain-containing protein, translated to MYCFIKALSFLCIFLFANFAKAQVCTGTFGQPLINQTFGQGNNTDNWYGPLAQYAPGATTFTTFMGPPGPNSRALAPNQSGLVKTPATPGNPYPIYWQPHADHTGDSNGLMLLIDGVATKTVFFEQKMDDLCPNTLLRLSIWVLNANSAAANAQPPNMILKVTDPNSNLLGSTSTENVIADGRWHQYSLDFSNGNNSTVTLQLINDTQTNSGNDFALDDITVQACGPGITPFFNLNNVSLSMCEGTTSSFTVNANISPEYTNPVYQWQENKGTGWVDIPASTTKQATINFLNQPAGTYQYRLITAINGNIDKVNCRAVSAPITVTVNPLPIAKAEKFGPFCLGNTIQLNASGGTSYSWTGPNGFTSTAQSPLLINATKAMEGEYTVTVSANGCSANASTNVLIYDPVQIITNIQVATICEGKSIQLAASGGTEYLWQPANGLSDPKSASPVASPTETTTYTVKVTNGACSETAQITINVNKNAMADAGVDQKIVNGQKITLNGKVSGDVTYLWTPADYLDDPTKLNPVATPPRDITYTLHATSNSGCSSSSDQVNITVYPKVVIPNTFSPNGDNVNDTWNIPAAASFPNPVIRIINRFGNLVYQSTGPFKPWDGKMNGKELPPAVYYYSVYLNEDFQTYTGWLMLVR